From one Anopheles cruzii chromosome 3, idAnoCruzAS_RS32_06, whole genome shotgun sequence genomic stretch:
- the LOC128269777 gene encoding uncharacterized protein LOC128269777 encodes MDWEPSSAVELRAVLRSLRGKTVPSSDQPEGKQIPTFSANPLFSPSSPCKCVNGICSCCLGVFSMNGCANITYIPEDFAFEFRMIFNNRVMTKRRISGKNPAPICVHPPRFDFVEVCANFYDVYFVGRNMHVCMEMNGSFEGFELFSRSFNCLRVGDAGVKILKPGEQIGSSVNPSLEAEIDSGDDIEDYDEAVV; translated from the exons ATGGACTGGGAACCTTCATCGGCCGTGGAACTACGAGCTGTGCTGAGGT CCCTTAGAGGAAAGACAGTACCCAGCAGCGATCAGCCGGAAGGAAAACAGATACCCACGTTCTCCGCAAACCCATTATTTAGCCCGTCCAGTCCCTGCAAGTGTGTCAACGGAATATGTAGCTGCTGCCTTG GAGTGTTTAGCATGAACGGGTGCGCAAACATTACCTACATCCCGGAGGACTTTGCGTTCGAGTTTCGCATGATTTTCAACAATCGCGTCATGACCAAGCGCCGAATTAGTGGCAAAAATCCGGCCCCAATCTGTGTGCACCCGCCGCGGTTCGATTTTGTTGAAGTTTGTGCCAATTTCTACGACGTTTATTTCGTCGGCCGGAACATGCACGTGTGTATGGAAATGAATGGAAGTTTCGAAGGATTTGAACTGTTCTCGAG ATCCTTCAACTGCCTACGAGTAGGCGATGCGGGAGTGAAAATTTTGAAACCCGGTGAGCAGATTGGAAGCTCCGTTAATCCGTCCCTGGAGGCTGAAATTGATTCCGGCGATGATATCGAGGACTACGACGAAGCGGTCGTGTGA